A portion of the Acidisoma sp. PAMC 29798 genome contains these proteins:
- a CDS encoding NAD(P)-dependent oxidoreductase has translation MSEPALKERVGFAGLGLMGQGMARNILKKGWPLTVLAHRSRTAVEALVAEGATEAKTARALAEASDVVVLCVTGSPEVSALVEGPDGLAATGKPIVIIDCSTSDPSQTLRLAESLRERGITLIDAPLSRTPKDAAAGTLDVMVGGDDAVVARVLPILEAFAGRVMPTGPTGTGHTMKLLNNFLAMGYAALYAEALALGAKAGLTPKVFDSVIRGGRMDGPFYQTFMTYVLERDRNAHQFALRNALKDMSYLAGFASAASFANPMGAAVRNSFALAVGAGRGEDYVPMLSDIVAEMNGVSLVPKG, from the coding sequence ATGAGCGAGCCAGCCTTGAAGGAACGCGTCGGATTTGCGGGTCTTGGCCTGATGGGCCAGGGCATGGCGCGAAATATCCTGAAGAAGGGCTGGCCGCTGACGGTGCTGGCGCATCGCAGCCGCACGGCGGTCGAGGCGCTGGTCGCCGAGGGCGCCACAGAAGCCAAAACGGCCCGCGCCCTCGCGGAGGCGAGCGACGTGGTCGTGCTGTGCGTCACCGGCTCGCCGGAGGTATCGGCCCTCGTCGAAGGGCCGGACGGCTTGGCGGCGACGGGCAAGCCGATCGTGATCATCGATTGCTCGACCTCCGATCCGTCCCAGACCCTGCGGTTGGCTGAAAGCCTGCGCGAGCGGGGGATCACGCTGATCGATGCGCCCTTGAGCCGCACGCCGAAGGATGCGGCGGCCGGCACTTTGGATGTGATGGTCGGCGGGGATGACGCCGTGGTCGCGCGGGTGCTCCCGATTCTGGAAGCTTTTGCCGGTCGCGTCATGCCGACGGGGCCGACGGGCACGGGCCATACCATGAAGCTGCTGAACAACTTCCTCGCGATGGGTTATGCGGCGCTTTATGCCGAGGCCTTGGCCCTCGGGGCGAAGGCGGGTCTGACGCCGAAGGTCTTCGACAGCGTCATTCGCGGCGGCCGGATGGATGGCCCCTTCTATCAGACCTTCATGACCTATGTGCTGGAGCGGGACCGCAACGCCCATCAATTCGCGTTGCGGAATGCGCTCAAGGACATGAGCTATCTGGCAGGTTTCGCGAGCGCGGCCAGTTTCGCCAATCCGATGGGGGCCGCCGTGCGCAACAGCTTCGCCCTCGCCGTGGGCGCAGGCCGTGGCGAGGATTATGTGCCGATGCTGTCAGACATCGTCGCGGAGATGAACGGGGTCAGCCTGGTGCCGAAGGGCTAA
- a CDS encoding peroxiredoxin produces the protein MTIQLGQIAPDFEQDSSRGPIKLHDYLGAYWGILFSHPKDFTPVCTTELAAVARLAPEWDKRQVKPVGLSVDSTENHAAWETDILETQGQALNFPVIADKDRTVAHLYGMVHPESDPSLTVRSVFIIDPNKKVRLILTYPPATGRNFHEILRVIDSLQLTDSTKVATPADWTPGEKVIIVPSLSDEDAKARFPQGWTTLRPYLRIVDLNAAPKAAE, from the coding sequence ATGACCATTCAACTCGGGCAGATCGCCCCCGATTTCGAGCAGGACAGCAGCCGTGGCCCGATCAAGCTGCATGATTATCTGGGGGCGTACTGGGGCATTCTGTTCAGCCATCCAAAGGATTTCACTCCGGTCTGCACCACGGAACTCGCCGCCGTCGCGCGCCTCGCGCCTGAATGGGACAAGCGACAGGTGAAGCCGGTCGGCCTTTCGGTCGACAGCACCGAGAACCACGCCGCCTGGGAGACGGACATCCTGGAGACGCAGGGCCAGGCCCTCAACTTCCCGGTGATCGCGGATAAGGACCGTACGGTCGCCCACCTCTACGGCATGGTCCATCCGGAATCCGACCCCAGCCTGACAGTGCGCAGCGTCTTTATCATCGACCCGAACAAGAAGGTGCGCCTGATCCTCACCTATCCGCCGGCCACGGGTCGCAACTTTCACGAGATCCTGCGGGTGATCGACAGCCTGCAACTCACTGACAGCACCAAGGTCGCGACGCCGGCCGATTGGACGCCTGGCGAAAAGGTCATCATCGTGCCGAGCCTGTCAGACGAGGATGCCAAGGCGCGCTTCCCCCAGGGTTGGACGACGCTGCGCCCCTATCTGCGGATCGTGGACCTCAACGCAGCACCGAAGGCCGCCGAATAG
- the ispD gene encoding 2-C-methyl-D-erythritol 4-phosphate cytidylyltransferase gives MTDRVKVTALLVCAGRGTRMGPGSPKQYRALGGMAVLRHTALAFSRHAAITAIAVVIHPDDRVLYDAATEGMDLLPPIFGGATRDESVRLGLEALAETSPDLVLIHDGVRPFVTAETITAVIAALNEGPAAIAAMPVFDTIKSCQGGVITGTIDRAPLWRAQTPQGFTYPEIVAAHRAARLRTDLPPMTDDAAVAEAAGLPVRVILGSEDAFKITTEADLRRAERHLRDEAWLPAAPQ, from the coding sequence ATGACTGATCGGGTGAAGGTCACGGCCCTGCTCGTCTGCGCGGGGCGTGGGACGCGCATGGGCCCCGGCTCGCCCAAGCAATATCGTGCCTTGGGCGGCATGGCGGTGCTGCGCCACACCGCCCTCGCCTTCAGCCGCCATGCCGCGATCACCGCCATCGCCGTGGTCATCCATCCCGATGACCGCGTCCTGTATGACGCGGCGACCGAGGGCATGGATTTGCTACCCCCGATCTTCGGCGGGGCAACGCGTGACGAGTCGGTGCGCCTGGGACTGGAGGCGCTGGCCGAGACGTCGCCCGATCTGGTGCTGATCCATGACGGTGTGCGGCCTTTCGTGACCGCTGAGACCATCACCGCCGTGATTGCCGCCTTGAACGAAGGGCCAGCGGCGATCGCCGCTATGCCGGTCTTCGACACCATCAAATCCTGCCAGGGCGGCGTCATTACCGGCACCATCGACCGTGCGCCGCTGTGGCGGGCACAGACGCCACAGGGCTTCACCTATCCCGAGATCGTCGCCGCCCATCGCGCCGCCCGTCTGCGCACTGACCTTCCGCCAATGACGGATGACGCCGCCGTGGCCGAAGCCGCCGGCCTGCCGGTGCGCGTGATCCTGGGGTCCGAGGATGCCTTCAAGATCACGACGGAGGCGGACCTGCGTCGTGCCGAGCGCCACCTGCGTGACGAGGCCTGGCTGCCCGCAGCGCCGCAATAA
- a CDS encoding LysR family transcriptional regulator, with protein sequence MMRGTLDDLAAFAVVARTRSFTRAAAELRLSTSALSHLIKGLEARLDVRLLQRNSRSVAATAAGAQLLRALEPALVEIGGALEQLGQDRGALSGTVRITATRHAYETVIRPVLPAFHAAHRQAKVEVLIDTQFRDIIADRLDAGIRLGEKLDKDMIAVSVGLDLRMAVVASPGYLARHTAPAMPQDLTQHDCINYRITPASPIMAWDFEADGRTLEIKVDGPLTFNAPELMLGAAMDGLGIAYVLADQAAPDLAAGRLVRLLEEWTPPFAGYFLYYPSRKQVPPTLAAFIAALRAARPRHAGGARHDAGPPPS encoded by the coding sequence ATGATGCGCGGCACTCTGGACGATCTTGCGGCTTTCGCGGTTGTCGCGCGCACCCGCAGCTTCACCCGGGCGGCGGCGGAGTTGCGGCTCTCTACCTCCGCGCTCAGCCACCTCATCAAGGGGCTTGAGGCGCGGCTCGATGTGCGGCTTCTTCAACGCAACAGCCGGAGCGTCGCCGCGACGGCGGCGGGGGCGCAGTTGCTTCGCGCGCTGGAGCCTGCGCTCGTGGAGATTGGCGGCGCCCTTGAACAGCTGGGGCAGGACCGCGGGGCCTTGTCCGGCACCGTGCGCATCACCGCGACACGCCATGCCTACGAGACGGTGATCCGGCCTGTGCTGCCGGCCTTTCACGCGGCGCATCGGCAGGCAAAGGTCGAGGTGCTGATCGACACCCAGTTCCGTGACATCATCGCTGATCGGCTCGATGCGGGGATCCGCCTGGGCGAGAAGCTCGACAAGGACATGATCGCGGTCAGCGTCGGTCTCGACTTGCGGATGGCCGTGGTGGCCTCGCCCGGCTATCTCGCCCGCCACACCGCGCCGGCAATGCCGCAGGATCTGACGCAGCATGACTGCATCAATTACCGCATCACGCCCGCAAGCCCGATCATGGCCTGGGATTTCGAAGCGGACGGCCGCACATTGGAGATCAAGGTCGATGGGCCTCTGACCTTTAACGCGCCCGAACTCATGCTCGGCGCCGCGATGGATGGTCTCGGGATCGCCTATGTGCTGGCGGATCAAGCGGCGCCGGATCTCGCGGCTGGCCGGCTGGTGCGGCTGCTGGAGGAATGGACGCCCCCGTTTGCGGGCTACTTTCTCTACTATCCCAGCCGCAAACAGGTGCCGCCGACCCTGGCGGCCTTTATTGCGGCGCTGCGGGCAGCCAGGCCTCGTCACGCAGGTGGCGCTCGGCACGACGCAGGTCCGCCTCCGTCGTGA
- a CDS encoding HAD-IA family hydrolase, translating to MRFESGRQLTARGFLFDMDGTLVDSGAVVERVWGAWAIRHGLDPVGLLPVAHGRRAIETIRMFAPSVRDPEAEARILEDAERLDLEGLVEIPGARALIASLPPERWALVTSADAALARSRLAACGLPVPRVFITAESVERGKPDPRCYQLGAEGLGLDPADCIVFEDADAGLAAGRAAGAQIVAVASTQSAEGLDRKGELWVPDLSGLQARMDGDWLQLNHV from the coding sequence ATGCGGTTCGAAAGCGGTCGGCAACTCACGGCGCGTGGCTTCCTGTTCGACATGGACGGGACTCTCGTCGATTCGGGCGCCGTCGTCGAGCGTGTCTGGGGTGCCTGGGCGATCCGCCACGGGCTCGATCCCGTCGGGCTGCTGCCGGTGGCCCACGGACGGCGCGCCATCGAAACCATCCGCATGTTCGCGCCCTCGGTGCGCGACCCCGAAGCCGAAGCGAGAATTTTGGAAGACGCGGAGCGACTGGATCTGGAAGGTCTGGTCGAAATCCCCGGCGCCCGCGCCCTCATCGCATCCCTGCCGCCGGAGCGTTGGGCGCTGGTCACCTCGGCCGACGCCGCGCTGGCGCGCTCTCGCCTCGCCGCCTGCGGCCTACCCGTGCCGCGCGTCTTCATCACCGCCGAATCGGTCGAGCGCGGCAAGCCCGATCCGCGCTGCTACCAGCTTGGCGCCGAGGGACTGGGCTTGGATCCCGCCGACTGCATCGTGTTCGAGGATGCGGATGCGGGCCTCGCCGCCGGCCGTGCCGCCGGCGCGCAGATTGTGGCGGTGGCCTCCACCCAATCCGCCGAAGGATTGGACCGCAAGGGTGAGCTTTGGGTACCCGATCTCTCGGGCCTTCAAGCGCGGATGGACGGAGACTGGCTGCAGCTCAATCACGTCTGA
- a CDS encoding NlpC/P60 family protein yields MSCRPLSNRMLDLYQGAACDRVERTPRRVILAGLAGLAAAFTTRASGAQTVGEAAPVTVGPDYLSPYSLAFSIDTTLLNTGFDRAPWNDPDAEAAESVPAWETAYRGARGAAWGPPARQYPQPTLARQDEDYRRQRVISVAARHIGLPYQHHHVPSWGPPAGWPWLPVEAGSNGPGLDCSNFVSFAYNYALGLKLPTGIALQGHTVDLPGPGDVGVLRARRIDVRRYDDLRAVLAPADLLYIRNRQDRVSHVVMWLGVVGQSPTATPLILDCTQTLHRDASGATIPIGVRLRPFREDGWYWRRFSHAHRLIGAEVVMRPGTVDPLPEGDDQA; encoded by the coding sequence GTGAGTTGCCGACCGCTTTCGAACCGCATGCTGGACCTCTATCAAGGGGCGGCGTGTGACCGCGTGGAACGCACACCCCGCCGCGTGATCCTGGCGGGCCTGGCGGGACTCGCTGCGGCGTTTACGACGCGGGCATCGGGAGCGCAAACCGTGGGTGAGGCTGCGCCTGTCACGGTCGGGCCGGACTATCTCTCTCCCTATTCCCTGGCCTTCTCGATCGACACAACCTTGCTGAATACCGGCTTCGATCGGGCACCCTGGAACGATCCGGATGCCGAGGCCGCAGAGTCCGTCCCCGCGTGGGAGACCGCATATCGGGGGGCGCGCGGCGCAGCCTGGGGTCCGCCGGCGCGGCAATACCCTCAGCCCACTTTGGCGCGGCAGGATGAGGATTATCGTCGCCAGAGGGTGATCTCGGTCGCCGCCCGCCATATCGGCCTCCCCTATCAGCACCATCATGTGCCGTCCTGGGGGCCACCGGCGGGATGGCCCTGGCTGCCAGTCGAGGCCGGTTCCAATGGGCCGGGCCTCGATTGCAGCAACTTCGTCTCCTTCGCCTATAACTATGCCCTCGGCCTCAAACTTCCGACGGGCATCGCCCTCCAGGGCCATACGGTCGATCTTCCGGGACCCGGCGACGTCGGGGTGCTGCGGGCCCGGCGCATCGATGTGCGTCGCTACGACGATCTCCGCGCGGTTTTGGCGCCCGCCGATCTACTGTACATCCGCAACAGGCAGGATCGGGTGTCGCATGTCGTCATGTGGCTGGGGGTGGTGGGGCAGTCACCCACGGCCACACCTCTCATCCTCGATTGCACCCAGACTCTGCACCGGGATGCCAGTGGGGCGACGATCCCGATCGGTGTCAGGCTGAGGCCCTTCCGCGAGGATGGCTGGTATTGGCGCCGCTTCTCGCATGCACATCGCCTGATCGGCGCCGAGGTCGTGATGCGCCCGGGTACCGTGGACCCGCTGCCGGAAGGTGACGATCAGGCCTGA
- a CDS encoding aldehyde dehydrogenase, with protein sequence MSATNWHEKAAGLALETRFFIGGDLVEGTGGHFETINPANGLVLAAVSQGTPADIDRAVADGLKAYKSGAWSRMAPRDRMTVLYKFADLVEANTELFALLDTLDMGKPISDMINIDVPGSVHCIRYTTEVIDKMTGTTTATPDNVLHYTTREPLGVVGAIVPWNYPLMMAIWKVAPALAAGNSVVLKPAEQSPLSAVHLARLFVEAGGPAGVFNVVNGPGETVGRALALHNDVAKVSFTGSTEVGKLMLQYAGQSNMKKVALECGGKTPQVLMADLPDLATAAKTAAFGIYGNMGEVCNAGSRLLVDRKIHDEFLYSFMRESENFVPGDPLNEETNMGPLVTFEQQKRVLGYIDIGKNEGASLAFGGNVPQGLEKGAYVAPALFTGVNSDMRIAREEIFGPVAAIIPIDGIENAIEVANDTIYGLAAGIWTSNLTTAHRLAREIEAGTVWVNCFDEGDMTQPFGGYKQSGSARDKCFDTVLAYTQQKSTWVKLV encoded by the coding sequence ATGAGCGCGACGAATTGGCATGAGAAGGCGGCCGGACTGGCCTTGGAGACGCGGTTCTTCATCGGCGGTGACTTGGTGGAGGGCACCGGCGGCCATTTCGAGACCATCAACCCTGCCAATGGCCTGGTGCTGGCGGCCGTCAGCCAGGGCACGCCTGCGGATATCGACCGCGCCGTGGCCGATGGCCTCAAGGCCTATAAGTCGGGTGCGTGGTCGCGCATGGCGCCGCGCGACCGCATGACCGTGCTGTACAAGTTCGCCGATCTGGTGGAGGCGAATACCGAGCTGTTCGCCCTGCTCGATACGCTGGATATGGGCAAGCCGATCAGCGACATGATCAACATCGATGTGCCTGGCTCGGTCCATTGCATTCGCTACACGACGGAAGTCATCGACAAGATGACCGGCACCACCACGGCGACGCCCGACAATGTGCTGCATTACACCACGCGCGAGCCGCTGGGCGTGGTCGGCGCCATCGTGCCCTGGAACTATCCGCTGATGATGGCAATCTGGAAGGTGGCGCCCGCGCTCGCCGCCGGCAATTCCGTGGTGCTGAAACCGGCCGAGCAATCCCCCCTCTCCGCCGTGCATCTCGCCCGGCTGTTCGTGGAAGCGGGCGGCCCCGCCGGCGTCTTCAACGTGGTCAATGGCCCCGGTGAGACGGTGGGCCGCGCGCTCGCGCTGCATAATGACGTCGCCAAAGTGAGCTTCACGGGCTCGACTGAAGTCGGCAAGTTGATGCTGCAATATGCCGGGCAGTCCAACATGAAGAAGGTGGCCCTGGAATGCGGTGGCAAGACGCCGCAAGTGCTGATGGCCGATCTTCCCGACCTCGCGACCGCTGCCAAGACCGCCGCCTTCGGCATCTATGGCAATATGGGCGAGGTCTGCAATGCGGGGTCCCGCCTGTTGGTGGACCGCAAGATCCATGACGAGTTCCTGTATAGCTTCATGCGCGAGAGCGAGAATTTCGTGCCCGGCGACCCGCTGAACGAAGAGACCAATATGGGGCCGCTGGTGACGTTCGAGCAGCAGAAGCGCGTGCTGGGTTATATCGACATCGGCAAGAATGAAGGCGCGTCCTTGGCCTTTGGCGGCAATGTACCGCAGGGCCTGGAAAAAGGCGCCTATGTCGCGCCGGCTTTGTTCACCGGCGTCAACAGCGACATGCGCATTGCGCGGGAAGAGATTTTTGGGCCCGTCGCGGCGATCATTCCCATCGATGGCATCGAGAATGCGATCGAGGTTGCCAACGACACCATCTATGGCCTCGCCGCCGGAATCTGGACATCCAACCTCACCACGGCGCATCGCCTGGCGCGGGAGATCGAAGCCGGCACGGTCTGGGTGAATTGCTTCGACGAGGGCGATATGACGCAGCCCTTCGGCGGCTACAAGCAATCAGGCAGTGCGCGCGACAAGTGTTTCGATACCGTTCTGGCCTATACGCAGCAGAAATCCACTTGGGTGAAGCTGGTCTGA
- a CDS encoding histidine phosphatase family protein, which yields MFRYRSGLYAAEIHLGEAGLSPFRVALVRHPAVSGGDGRCYGRMDLPLASLDFSTIVAELSAFRGARVWSSPLTRCRRLAEALTPHPILDDRLLELSFGDWEGVLWDDVPRADLDRWALDLYGFAAPGGETGASLIARVTAFWRDLGEGSHIVVSHGGPLRVLIALAEGRPVDLANSAPRLGSVTVFAR from the coding sequence GTGTTTCGATACCGTTCTGGCCTATACGCAGCAGAAATCCACTTGGGTGAAGCTGGTCTGAGTCCTTTTCGTGTTGCACTCGTTCGTCATCCGGCGGTCTCCGGCGGTGACGGACGATGCTACGGGCGGATGGATCTTCCCCTCGCGTCCTTGGACTTCTCGACGATTGTGGCTGAGCTTTCGGCGTTTCGGGGAGCGAGGGTGTGGAGCAGCCCCCTCACCCGCTGTCGCCGGCTCGCCGAGGCTTTGACCCCGCACCCGATTCTCGACGATCGGTTGCTGGAGTTGAGTTTCGGCGATTGGGAAGGTGTGTTGTGGGACGATGTTCCCCGAGCCGATCTCGATCGTTGGGCTTTAGACCTTTACGGCTTTGCGGCGCCGGGTGGAGAGACTGGGGCGTCGCTCATCGCCCGCGTGACGGCGTTCTGGCGGGATCTTGGGGAGGGGTCGCATATCGTGGTGAGCCATGGCGGCCCGCTGCGGGTGTTGATCGCCCTCGCCGAGGGGCGGCCGGTTGACTTGGCAAACTCCGCGCCGAGGTTGGGAAGCGTGACGGTGTTTGCCCGTTAA
- the pstB gene encoding phosphate ABC transporter ATP-binding protein PstB translates to MNMAVIEKASPAVVDATPVDAQPRISIRSLDFYYGKNHALKSINLEVIDRQVVAMIGPSGCGKSTLLRVINRMYDLYPGQRATGEVLLDGTNIIASDVDLNDLRSRVGMVFQKPTPFQMSIYDNVAFGVRLHEKLSRAEMDERVQWSLTRAALWDEVKDRLKTSAAGMSGGQQQRLCIARSIAVKPSVLLLDEPTSALDPISTAKVEELIDELKKDFTIVIVTHNMQQAARCADRVAFFYLGELVEVDAAAQMFTSPRERRTQEYITGRFG, encoded by the coding sequence ATGAATATGGCGGTGATTGAAAAGGCCAGTCCGGCCGTGGTCGATGCCACGCCCGTGGACGCGCAACCCCGCATTTCGATCCGTTCGCTCGATTTCTATTACGGCAAGAACCACGCTCTCAAGTCGATCAACCTGGAAGTCATCGACCGTCAGGTGGTGGCGATGATCGGGCCGTCGGGCTGCGGCAAGTCCACCCTGCTGCGCGTCATCAACCGGATGTATGACCTTTATCCCGGCCAACGCGCGACCGGTGAGGTGCTGCTCGATGGCACAAACATCATCGCGTCCGACGTGGACCTGAATGATCTGCGCAGCCGGGTTGGCATGGTCTTCCAGAAGCCGACACCCTTTCAGATGTCGATCTACGACAACGTCGCCTTTGGCGTGCGCCTCCATGAAAAGCTGTCCCGCGCCGAGATGGATGAGCGCGTGCAGTGGTCGCTGACGCGCGCGGCGCTGTGGGATGAGGTCAAAGACCGGTTGAAGACATCCGCCGCCGGGATGTCGGGCGGACAGCAGCAGCGCCTGTGCATCGCCCGCAGCATCGCGGTGAAGCCCTCGGTCCTGCTGCTCGATGAGCCGACCAGTGCCCTTGACCCGATCAGCACTGCCAAGGTCGAGGAGCTGATCGACGAGCTCAAGAAAGATTTCACCATCGTCATCGTCACGCACAATATGCAGCAGGCCGCGCGCTGCGCCGACCGGGTCGCCTTCTTCTACCTGGGCGAATTGGTGGAAGTGGACGCCGCTGCGCAGATGTTCACCAGCCCACGTGAACGGCGCACCCAAGAATACATCACCGGCCGGTTTGGGTGA
- a CDS encoding acetate uptake transporter, which produces MWRARPDSSKTRVSNRGNNDPGRKDVPGKREAAMYKLANPAPLGLAGFALTTWMLSMVNAGWYLPTGVPLVLALAFAFGGAAQFCAGLLELPRGNTFGFVAFCSYGAFWWSFALFVLFFSAHVPGAFVGWYLFMWGVFTFYMWIGSLALTRAVSYVFLALWITFLLLALGAWGITEATMIGGYTGLVTAFIAFYVSAAEIINETHGHVVLPLGVRLPPNDIRNAQVI; this is translated from the coding sequence CTGTGGCGCGCCCGCCCAGACTCGTCCAAGACGCGCGTCAGTAATCGCGGAAATAACGATCCGGGCCGCAAAGACGTCCCGGGCAAACGGGAGGCTGCAATGTATAAACTCGCCAATCCGGCCCCGCTCGGGCTCGCAGGATTCGCCCTGACAACCTGGATGCTGAGCATGGTCAATGCCGGGTGGTATCTGCCCACCGGCGTGCCGCTGGTGCTGGCCCTCGCCTTCGCCTTCGGCGGCGCCGCGCAGTTTTGCGCCGGGCTGCTGGAATTGCCGCGCGGCAATACCTTCGGCTTCGTGGCCTTTTGCAGCTACGGCGCCTTCTGGTGGTCCTTCGCCCTCTTCGTGCTGTTCTTCTCGGCGCATGTGCCGGGCGCCTTCGTCGGCTGGTATCTGTTCATGTGGGGCGTCTTCACCTTCTACATGTGGATCGGCAGCCTCGCCCTGACGCGGGCGGTCAGCTACGTCTTCCTCGCGCTCTGGATCACCTTCCTGCTGCTGGCGCTGGGCGCCTGGGGCATTACGGAGGCGACGATGATCGGCGGCTATACCGGTCTCGTCACCGCCTTCATCGCCTTTTATGTCTCGGCGGCGGAGATCATCAATGAAACCCATGGGCATGTCGTTCTGCCCCTTGGCGTTCGCCTGCCGCCGAACGACATTAGAAACGCACAAGTGATCTGA
- the phoU gene encoding phosphate signaling complex protein PhoU produces the protein MGSEPEHLVKSYEQELSRLRGMVTQMGGMVEAQAANATRAVMEHNTTAATYAVQDDPKVDALEREIEQFAIRLLALRQPVAADLRLIVASLKISGDLERIGDYAANVAKRSLILNETAHPYTLSGIGHMARLVQDNLKLTVDAVGEGNAERAVEVWRSDSMIDDVYSGIFREQITYMMEDPRNITPCTHVLAIAKNLERMGDHATNIAETIYYAITGEALPSERPRGESPYATPGRQLGED, from the coding sequence ATCGGATCAGAACCGGAGCATCTCGTGAAAAGCTACGAACAGGAATTGAGCCGGCTTCGTGGCATGGTGACGCAGATGGGCGGCATGGTGGAAGCGCAAGCCGCCAATGCCACGCGTGCCGTGATGGAGCACAACACCACGGCCGCGACCTATGCCGTTCAGGACGATCCCAAGGTCGATGCGCTGGAGCGTGAGATCGAGCAATTCGCCATTCGGCTGCTGGCGCTGCGCCAGCCCGTGGCGGCTGACCTGCGGCTGATCGTCGCGAGCCTCAAGATCAGCGGCGATCTAGAACGGATCGGCGATTATGCCGCCAATGTCGCGAAACGCAGCCTGATCCTCAACGAGACCGCGCATCCCTATACGCTGAGCGGCATCGGCCATATGGCGCGCCTGGTTCAGGACAACCTCAAGCTCACCGTCGATGCGGTGGGTGAGGGCAATGCGGAGCGTGCGGTTGAGGTCTGGCGGTCGGATAGCATGATCGACGACGTCTATTCCGGCATCTTCCGCGAGCAGATCACCTATATGATGGAAGATCCGCGCAACATCACGCCGTGTACGCATGTGCTGGCGATCGCCAAGAACCTTGAGCGTATGGGCGACCACGCGACCAATATCGCCGAAACCATCTACTATGCCATCACCGGCGAGGCATTGCCGTCCGAGCGGCCGCGCGGTGAAAGCCCCTATGCCACCCCGGGCCGTCAGCTCGGCGAGGATTGA
- a CDS encoding SDR family oxidoreductase produces the protein MSQLNDKVVLITGASSGIGEGTARVLAAAGARLVLGARRTDRLQALAEDLTAQGAQVRFRTLDVTSLVEMQAFVAFAESAFGRVDVLVNNAGVMPLSPLAALKVDEWNWMIDVNIRGVLHGIAAVLPKMEAQGAGQIINVSSIGGFVAQPTAAVYAATKFAVRAISEGLRKEHDKIRCTCVYPGVVESELADTISDATARDRMITYRKTAIQPDAIGRAILFAIEQPGDVDVNEIVVRPSATVV, from the coding sequence ATGTCCCAATTGAACGACAAGGTCGTGCTGATCACCGGCGCATCGAGCGGCATCGGTGAAGGCACGGCGCGCGTGCTGGCTGCCGCCGGGGCGCGGCTTGTGCTCGGCGCCCGCCGCACGGATCGCCTGCAGGCGCTGGCCGAGGACCTGACGGCGCAGGGCGCGCAGGTGCGGTTTCGGACCCTCGACGTTACGAGTCTGGTGGAGATGCAGGCCTTCGTCGCCTTCGCCGAGAGCGCATTCGGCCGCGTTGACGTGCTGGTCAATAATGCCGGCGTGATGCCGCTGTCGCCCCTGGCCGCCTTGAAGGTTGATGAGTGGAACTGGATGATCGACGTGAACATCCGTGGCGTCTTGCACGGCATCGCGGCCGTTCTGCCGAAGATGGAAGCCCAAGGTGCGGGCCAGATCATCAACGTCTCCTCGATCGGCGGCTTCGTGGCACAACCAACCGCCGCCGTTTATGCCGCGACGAAGTTCGCGGTGCGCGCGATTTCAGAAGGCCTGCGCAAGGAACATGACAAAATCCGCTGCACCTGTGTCTATCCCGGCGTCGTCGAATCCGAACTTGCGGATACGATCAGCGATGCGACCGCGCGCGACCGCATGATCACCTATCGCAAGACGGCCATCCAACCGGATGCGATTGGACGTGCCATCCTGTTTGCCATTGAACAACCCGGCGATGTCGATGTGAACGAGATCGTCGTGCGTCCCTCGGCGACGGTGGTCTAG